In Arsenophonus sp. aPb, one DNA window encodes the following:
- the recC gene encoding exodeoxyribonuclease V subunit gamma, with protein MLQIYHSNQLEIHKELISSLIKSDPLTNPFEQEIILVQSPGMSQWLQIELAQSLGIAANISFPLPATFIWDMFTRVLPDIPKESAFSKGAMAWKLMTILPSLLHEPEFEALRQYLNEDMGKRKLYQLSGRIADLFDQYLVYRPQWLENWHKKQLIEGLSDNQQWQKRLWLALIEYTEKLNQPKWHRANLYQQFIQSLQVNQSSHIRLPKRVFICGIAALPPVYLQALNALGQHIDIHLMFTNPCRYYWGDIQSYAFLAKLERRKLRDFRDQHEITRFKRESSPDTLFNQLGEQFLTNPLLASWGKLGRDNLYFLSQLEQSNEIAAFVDLPCDCLLHQVQRDILDLEDHAQLGLTEARYNNSFLKRQLSKQDKSLTFHSCHSPQREVEVLQDYLLRLFEEDPTLTPKDIIVMVADIDSYAPYIQAVFSHVSAKRQLPFSISDRKARQVHPILQAFISLLDLPQSRFTTEQVLALLEVPALARRFSIYDDELLLLRRWINESGIRWGLNDENIAMLELPVTGQNTWAFGLNRMLLGYAMDSHIGTWNKILPYDECTGLSAQLAGQLATLIDSLTSWRSILNQERKLAEWLPLCQCLLDAFFETDEQIESIFIFILQQWQKTIETGIVAKYEDSVPLSLIRDELVTCFDDEKISQRFLAGAINFCTLMPMRSIPFKVVCLLGMNDRIYPRSIPPLGFDLMAEQPQRGDRKRRDDDRYLFLEALNSASQLFYLSYIGHAMRDNQPHNPSVLVNELLDYISQSFCLEGDEHLNVDNSADRVKEHLVTKHTRVPFATENYLPNSIHQSYATEWLSAAKKQGIPPPEFCTPLTPIIENDNEILLEQLLSFYRHPIRAFFQQRLKVNFFNEEVQLPENEPFIVNNLQRYKFNERLLKAMIYEESLEELLTTLRATGGLPAAHFGQIYWEKQIQDMQPLANKVKINCHECFNKLFVEPFENARLVGQLRNIQQNGIIRYRPANLTINDGLSLWIEHLIFCLTVRSGESYYWGRDDSEWCFEPVDKYQAKVYLQQLINGYQEGMNSPLPLFNKSGWNWLMSCYNKKSDQFDFESEAVSQKAKKQLIQSLQGTYNQPGEMADSYIGRAFSKIDSNLLETIQIKVRTYLLPMAIFRKNNKRM; from the coding sequence ATGCTACAAATTTATCATTCTAATCAATTAGAAATTCATAAAGAGCTGATTTCTAGTTTGATCAAAAGTGATCCCTTGACCAATCCATTTGAACAAGAAATTATTTTGGTTCAAAGTCCAGGTATGTCGCAATGGCTGCAAATAGAGCTTGCACAAAGCTTAGGAATTGCCGCTAATATTTCTTTTCCTCTACCGGCAACTTTTATTTGGGACATGTTTACTCGGGTTTTACCTGATATTCCAAAAGAGAGTGCTTTTAGCAAAGGGGCAATGGCTTGGAAATTAATGACAATTTTACCTTCCTTGCTACACGAGCCGGAGTTTGAAGCACTTAGACAATATCTGAATGAGGATATGGGTAAACGCAAGTTGTATCAATTATCAGGCCGTATTGCAGATTTGTTTGATCAATATTTAGTCTACCGACCACAATGGTTAGAAAACTGGCATAAGAAACAACTAATTGAGGGATTAAGTGATAATCAGCAATGGCAGAAGCGCCTTTGGTTAGCATTAATTGAATATACTGAAAAGCTTAATCAACCTAAATGGCATCGGGCAAATCTCTATCAACAATTTATACAAAGTTTACAGGTTAATCAGTCTTCCCATATTAGGTTGCCAAAACGCGTATTTATCTGTGGTATTGCCGCATTACCTCCCGTTTATTTGCAGGCATTAAACGCCCTTGGCCAGCATATAGATATTCATTTAATGTTTACTAATCCATGTCGTTATTATTGGGGGGATATTCAGAGCTATGCTTTTTTGGCAAAGCTTGAGCGGCGAAAGTTAAGGGACTTTCGCGATCAACATGAAATTACACGTTTTAAGAGAGAAAGTTCACCTGATACTTTATTTAATCAGCTAGGTGAACAATTTCTGACTAATCCACTATTAGCGTCTTGGGGCAAGTTAGGGCGTGACAACCTCTATTTTCTTTCTCAGTTGGAACAATCTAATGAAATCGCTGCCTTTGTCGATTTACCATGTGATTGTTTATTGCACCAGGTTCAGAGAGATATTTTGGATTTAGAGGATCATGCTCAACTTGGTTTAACTGAAGCAAGATACAATAATAGTTTTTTAAAAAGACAATTAAGCAAACAGGATAAATCACTAACATTTCATTCATGCCATAGCCCACAACGTGAGGTTGAAGTACTGCAAGATTATTTATTACGTCTATTTGAGGAAGATCCAACCCTAACCCCAAAAGATATAATTGTGATGGTGGCTGATATCGACAGTTATGCACCTTATATACAGGCGGTGTTTAGTCATGTATCAGCTAAACGTCAGTTACCTTTCTCTATTTCAGATCGAAAAGCTAGGCAGGTGCATCCTATTTTACAAGCTTTTATTTCATTACTTGATTTACCCCAAAGTCGTTTTACGACAGAACAAGTATTAGCGTTATTAGAAGTGCCTGCACTGGCTCGCCGATTTTCTATCTACGATGATGAATTACTTTTATTGCGTCGATGGATCAACGAATCAGGTATACGTTGGGGACTTAATGATGAAAATATTGCAATGTTGGAGCTGCCGGTAACAGGGCAGAATACTTGGGCCTTTGGTTTAAATAGAATGCTGCTTGGCTATGCAATGGATAGCCATATAGGGACTTGGAATAAAATTTTGCCTTATGATGAATGTACAGGCTTATCCGCTCAGTTAGCCGGACAGCTTGCCACATTGATTGATTCATTAACCAGTTGGAGAAGTATACTTAATCAGGAAAGGAAACTGGCAGAATGGTTGCCATTATGTCAATGTTTGTTAGATGCTTTTTTTGAGACTGATGAGCAAATTGAATCGATATTCATTTTTATACTCCAGCAATGGCAGAAAACTATTGAGACTGGAATAGTGGCTAAATATGAAGATAGCGTTCCTCTATCACTTATTCGTGATGAGCTAGTAACATGTTTTGATGATGAAAAGATTAGTCAACGTTTTCTTGCTGGTGCAATTAATTTTTGTACTCTAATGCCTATGCGTTCTATTCCCTTTAAAGTTGTATGTTTATTAGGTATGAACGATCGGATATATCCACGTTCAATACCGCCATTGGGATTTGATTTAATGGCTGAACAGCCACAACGTGGTGACAGAAAGCGTCGAGATGATGATCGTTATCTATTTTTGGAGGCTTTAAATTCCGCTTCTCAGCTATTTTATCTTAGCTATATTGGCCATGCGATGCGTGACAATCAACCACATAATCCCTCGGTGCTAGTAAATGAATTACTTGATTATATTAGCCAAAGTTTTTGTTTAGAGGGAGATGAGCATTTAAATGTTGATAATAGCGCTGATAGAGTAAAAGAACATTTAGTTACTAAACACACTCGAGTACCTTTTGCGACAGAGAATTATTTGCCTAATAGTATTCATCAGAGTTATGCCACTGAATGGTTATCAGCAGCCAAAAAACAGGGGATTCCACCGCCTGAATTCTGTACACCGTTGACGCCAATAATTGAAAATGACAATGAAATATTATTAGAGCAGTTACTCTCTTTTTATCGACACCCGATACGGGCATTTTTTCAACAAAGGTTAAAAGTTAATTTTTTTAATGAAGAAGTGCAGTTACCGGAAAATGAGCCCTTTATTGTAAATAATTTGCAACGTTATAAATTTAATGAACGCTTACTTAAGGCTATGATTTATGAAGAATCTCTGGAGGAGCTGTTAACGACTTTACGGGCAACAGGTGGATTACCGGCAGCACATTTTGGTCAAATTTATTGGGAAAAACAGATCCAAGATATGCAGCCGTTAGCTAATAAAGTAAAGATAAATTGTCATGAATGTTTTAATAAACTATTTGTTGAACCCTTTGAGAATGCTCGTTTGGTCGGACAATTACGAAATATTCAGCAAAACGGCATTATTCGTTATCGTCCTGCAAATTTAACGATTAATGATGGCTTATCACTATGGATAGAGCATTTAATCTTTTGTTTAACAGTTAGATCTGGTGAAAGTTACTATTGGGGGAGAGATGATAGTGAATGGTGTTTTGAGCCAGTGGATAAATATCAGGCGAAAGTATATTTACAACAGCTTATTAATGGTTATCAAGAGGGAATGAACTCGCCATTACCACTTTTTAATAAAAGTGGCTGGAATTGGTTAATGTCATGCTACAACAAAAAAAGTGATCAATTTGATTTTGAATCTGAGGCTGTTTCGCAAAAAGCAAAAAAGCAACTTATCCAATCTTTACAAGGTACATATAATCAACCAGGTGAGATGGCAGATAGTTATATTGGACGAGCTTTCAGTAAAATAGATAGCAATTTGCTTGAAACAATACAAATAAAGGTACGTACTTACTTATTGCCAATGGCGATCTTTAGAAAAAATAACAAGAGGATGTAA
- a CDS encoding type II secretion system protein: MKRAKPNRQSGMAITEVMIAIALFAISAIALIKYVHNLKAGFFLAWQKTQQFRLMHTFFESEEAMPSLNSTIADITNDRLKNIDLSYRYVNITDTCKQILITFKMPNNQLTAASRWYCSSGRAYATNLSF, encoded by the coding sequence ATGAAACGTGCTAAACCCAATAGGCAATCTGGAATGGCAATAACCGAAGTTATGATTGCTATAGCGTTATTTGCTATTTCAGCTATAGCATTAATAAAATATGTTCATAATCTAAAGGCTGGCTTTTTTCTCGCTTGGCAAAAAACACAACAATTTAGATTAATGCACACTTTTTTTGAAAGCGAAGAAGCGATGCCAAGCCTTAATTCTACCATCGCTGATATAACGAATGATAGACTTAAAAATATTGATTTATCATATCGTTATGTGAATATTACAGATACTTGTAAGCAAATATTGATTACATTTAAGATGCCTAACAATCAATTGACAGCTGCATCAAGGTGGTACTGTTCGTCAGGGAGAGCATATGCTACAAATTTATCATTCTAA
- a CDS encoding YgdB family protein translates to MKQINWIFSHKNQQQGSILLMAIIMLITMSLLMLKALHHHQDNILQMLENEQRYWLFFEQAESALAWGKYQPWVITKQKNSSWSCQQPIGANFKSCLRHYKNDYFLLAGHAYFDDKIVFSLYLWLKEDKNVMSGFIPLKQGWLDFCPVKRTEFCQ, encoded by the coding sequence ATGAAACAAATAAATTGGATTTTTTCCCACAAAAACCAACAGCAAGGTAGCATTTTATTAATGGCAATAATAATGCTGATTACTATGAGTTTGTTAATGTTAAAAGCGTTGCATCATCATCAGGATAATATATTGCAGATGTTGGAAAATGAACAACGCTATTGGCTTTTTTTTGAGCAAGCAGAGTCTGCATTAGCATGGGGAAAATATCAACCTTGGGTTATTACTAAGCAAAAAAATTCCTCATGGTCTTGTCAGCAGCCGATAGGTGCTAATTTTAAAAGTTGTTTGCGCCACTATAAAAATGATTATTTTCTATTAGCCGGCCATGCTTATTTTGACGATAAAATTGTATTTTCACTTTATCTATGGTTGAAAGAAGATAAAAATGTAATGTCAGGTTTTATTCCTTTAAAGCAGGGATGGCTGGATTTTTGTCCAGTTAAAAGAACGGAATTTTGTCAATGA
- the ptrA gene encoding pitrilysin, producing the protein MLKMTWVVMKNMIVVLLLLFGTVSFAKQNWQVLPDKINKNEKDTRGYQAIKLANDMIVLLVSDSKANKSLAAVTLPVGTMNSPDQQLGLAHYLEHMVLMGSKRYPEPGAISEFLQKHGGNHNASTAPNLTVYYLEVENDALSAATDRLASALAEPLLDPKNADRERNAVNAELTMARARDEMRLWQVRSETLNPAHPNSRFSGGNLETLSDKPGSHLQTELKNFYYRYYSANLMKGVLYGNQSLSQLAKIAAETLGRIPNRKVVVPEITVPAITDKEKGIIIHYVPAQPKKALQLEFSIANNLTEFRSKTDGYIGYLIGNRSHNTLADWLLKDGLAEEINVDVAPDVDSNNGIFSINVLLTDKGLENRDKIIAAIFSYIDLLKEKGIKNDYFNEIANVLKLSFQHNSIVRDMNYIQQLSNQMLNVPIAHVLDANYIADHFDPKAISSRLAELTANNARIWFIAPNEPHNKEAYFLNAPYQVDKINSQQYQRWAELKKTIHFSLPELNPYIANDFSLIKHSRHYQHPELVYEKGNVRIVYMPSQYFADEPKGGIALDLRNEQSNKTAKSQVSAALLEYLATLKLSQLSYQASVAGMELVVSSNLGLQLKTSGYTQHLAELTTKMVKEFLTFTISADEVAQAKSWYREQLEVTNNLKAFELAMQPKQRLENVPYFEQGQRLKALETITANDILNYRQETIENAALQAIVFGNLTQKQGIDIIKSIYHLLNNKGKNWWRGDIIVVNKQHKVNFQHQANSTDNALAEIFIPTGYDRYRGFVLSNILANILHPWFFEQLRTQEQLGYAVFAFNTNFGEQWGLGFLLQSNNKTPAYLNARYQNFYQLAFKKLNAMQKKDFEQYKKALLTEMEQPPQTFYEEIDRFLSDFARNNFAFDSRAKIIKILKTVTQQDLLTFYNNAVLQPKGLAFVSQIIAKGVSKEGYAQLKDWITYPTASELQKILPIEVDAK; encoded by the coding sequence ATGCTTAAAATGACATGGGTTGTTATGAAAAACATGATAGTCGTGCTCTTATTACTATTTGGTACAGTAAGCTTTGCTAAGCAGAATTGGCAAGTTTTGCCTGATAAGATAAATAAAAATGAAAAAGATACTCGAGGGTATCAGGCGATAAAACTTGCTAATGATATGATTGTATTGCTGGTATCTGATTCGAAGGCCAATAAATCATTAGCTGCAGTTACTTTACCAGTAGGCACAATGAACAGTCCGGATCAACAACTTGGTTTGGCGCATTACCTTGAACATATGGTATTGATGGGGTCTAAACGCTATCCTGAACCAGGTGCAATATCAGAATTTTTGCAAAAACATGGTGGCAATCATAATGCTAGTACGGCTCCAAATCTTACTGTTTACTACTTAGAGGTTGAAAATGATGCTTTAAGTGCAGCTACAGATCGTTTGGCAAGCGCACTAGCAGAACCATTGCTTGATCCTAAAAATGCAGATCGAGAACGTAATGCTGTCAATGCAGAATTAACAATGGCACGTGCTCGCGATGAAATGCGATTATGGCAAGTTCGTTCTGAAACACTTAATCCAGCTCATCCTAATTCACGTTTTTCTGGTGGAAATTTAGAAACGTTGAGTGATAAACCAGGTAGTCATTTACAAACTGAGCTCAAGAATTTTTATTACCGCTATTACTCGGCTAATTTGATGAAAGGTGTCTTGTATGGCAATCAATCACTAAGTCAATTAGCTAAAATTGCAGCTGAAACTCTCGGTCGTATCCCGAATCGAAAGGTTGTTGTTCCGGAGATAACTGTACCCGCTATAACCGATAAAGAAAAAGGGATAATCATTCATTATGTGCCAGCACAACCTAAGAAAGCTTTACAACTTGAATTTAGTATTGCAAATAATTTAACTGAATTTCGTAGTAAGACTGATGGGTATATTGGGTATTTAATAGGAAACCGAAGTCATAATACCCTTGCTGATTGGTTGCTAAAAGACGGACTTGCTGAAGAGATTAATGTCGACGTGGCACCCGATGTTGATAGCAATAATGGTATTTTTTCGATCAATGTTTTATTAACAGACAAAGGATTGGAGAATAGAGATAAGATTATTGCAGCAATATTTTCTTATATTGATTTATTAAAAGAGAAAGGTATTAAGAACGATTATTTTAACGAGATCGCTAATGTTCTAAAACTTTCATTTCAACATAATTCTATTGTGCGTGATATGAATTATATTCAACAGCTGTCTAATCAAATGTTGAATGTGCCAATAGCCCATGTGCTTGATGCTAATTACATTGCTGATCATTTTGATCCTAAAGCAATAAGTAGCCGTTTAGCAGAATTAACTGCCAATAATGCTAGAATTTGGTTTATTGCACCAAATGAACCACATAATAAAGAAGCCTATTTTCTCAATGCACCTTATCAAGTTGATAAAATTAACAGCCAGCAATATCAGCGCTGGGCTGAATTAAAAAAAACAATCCATTTTTCGTTACCTGAATTGAACCCTTATATTGCTAATGATTTTTCTTTAATTAAACATTCCCGTCATTATCAGCATCCTGAATTAGTATATGAGAAAGGAAATGTGCGCATAGTTTATATGCCAAGCCAATATTTTGCTGATGAGCCTAAAGGGGGGATTGCTTTAGATTTACGTAATGAGCAGAGCAATAAAACGGCAAAATCTCAAGTTAGTGCAGCGTTATTAGAATACTTAGCCACTTTGAAATTGTCTCAATTAAGTTACCAAGCTTCTGTCGCCGGAATGGAGCTTGTTGTTTCTTCAAATTTAGGGTTGCAATTGAAAACCAGTGGTTATACACAACATCTAGCTGAATTGACAACAAAAATGGTTAAGGAATTTCTTACCTTTACAATTTCTGCCGATGAAGTCGCGCAAGCAAAATCATGGTATAGAGAACAGCTTGAGGTTACTAATAACCTTAAAGCCTTTGAGTTGGCAATGCAGCCAAAACAACGTTTAGAAAATGTACCTTATTTTGAGCAAGGACAGCGCTTAAAAGCTCTAGAAACGATCACAGCAAATGACATCCTAAATTACCGTCAAGAGACTATTGAAAATGCAGCCTTACAAGCGATTGTTTTTGGCAATCTCACTCAAAAGCAAGGGATTGATATTATTAAGTCCATTTACCATTTATTGAATAATAAAGGTAAAAATTGGTGGAGAGGAGACATTATTGTTGTTAATAAACAGCATAAAGTAAATTTTCAACATCAAGCAAATAGTACGGATAATGCGTTAGCAGAAATATTTATTCCGACAGGATATGACCGTTATAGAGGATTTGTATTATCAAATATTTTGGCCAATATTTTACACCCTTGGTTTTTTGAGCAACTGAGGACGCAAGAACAATTGGGCTATGCAGTTTTTGCCTTTAATACTAATTTTGGTGAGCAATGGGGATTAGGTTTTTTATTACAAAGCAATAATAAAACCCCTGCCTATTTGAATGCACGTTATCAAAATTTTTATCAATTGGCCTTTAAAAAATTAAATGCGATGCAAAAAAAAGATTTTGAGCAATACAAAAAGGCACTTTTGACGGAAATGGAACAGCCTCCGCAAACTTTTTATGAAGAAATAGATCGTTTTTTATCAGATTTTGCGAGGAATAATTTTGCTTTTGATAGTAGAGCAAAAATAATAAAAATATTAAAAACGGTTACCCAGCAAGATTTATTAACTTTTTATAACAATGCGGTTTTGCAACCAAAAGGTTTAGCTTTTGTTTCACAAATTATTGCCAAAGGTGTTAGTAAAGAGGGTTATGCTCAATTGAAAGATTGGATAACTTACCCCACTGCGTCTGAATTACAAAAGATTTTGCCAATTGAGGTAGATGCTAAGTGA
- the recB gene encoding exodeoxyribonuclease V subunit beta encodes MRKRRIQAYQLDPYRLPLYGQRLIEASAGTGKTYTIALLYLRLLLGVGQKNAFSRPLSVEEILVVTFTEAATDELRSRIRHNIHQMRIACIRNGIGFDETSIYRILLSSIADKNEAAQWLLAAERQMDEAAIYTIHGFCQRMLVHNAFESGMLFEQSIIKDEHTLQQQACADFWRCNCYPLDYSIAKVIVDEWSDPEELLAEIKPYLQGDIPTFINQPIETQSIKQRHKTLIDTIKVVKELWLLNSASFLDLISDSAVNKRSYSRRNLPVWLAEVTSWAKSATVDYKTPKGLARFSQSELREKTLTGNVPEHEVFLAIDNLLQQSLTLRDLIISNAIINIRQTIVKEKKRRGEIGFDDLLSHLDQALQAEGGERLANAIRNRYPVVMIDEFQDTDPQQYRIFQLIYQGHDYCGLLFIGDPKQAIYAFRGADIFTYLKAKDQIESHYTLDTNWRSSPNMVAAVNQLFSRVAKPFVFEQIPFNTVNPASTNQHLAFIHNTEKLSALNFCYLDKETVSTMDYQQTMAYQCARQICDWLKGGEKGTTWLYRDNVKQPVTAADIMVLVRSRREAVMIRETLSKFNISSVFLSNQESVFATDEARDLLWLLQAVLSPEKERTLRCALATRLIGLSAQDIEQLNQDENQWEKRVEEFANYLLIWQRHGILPTLRAIMVNHRIAENLLMDNIEGERRLMDVMHLSELLQEAELQLDSEHALVRWLARQINQPDPLLENQQIRLESDKHLVSISTIHKSKGLEFPIVWLPFACQFSQQKLATFHDRDNFQTCLDLTQQAESIRLANEERLAEDLRLLYVALTRSKYHCSVGIAPVIKGRPSGESGDTDLHQSALGYLLQNGQQGNAALLREALGALVSENISITAISDINLSPWYPKENKPVTLLARNFTGQIQNSWRVTSYSGLTYQDIYSSSDKFTASDVNIEMAIQALVPKMDADAQGDSLLVQDAIADRSVHTFPKGATAGTFLHSLLELLPFNQHPEESWLVEKLEQAGFSADWAPTLKMWLINIFDTPLLKNNFCLSKITPEYQLNEMQFHLPIEKLLSSSALDRLVHQYDALSQRCPPHSFEPVTGVLKGYIDLVFFWQDKFYLLDYKSNWLGENGLAYSQQAIQSSMIDHRYDLQYQLYTLALHRYLRNRLPDYDYEKHFGGVIYLFLRGVDVNNPGYGIYHTIPAYELINNLDKLFKPINRGEE; translated from the coding sequence GTGAGGAAGAGGAGAATACAAGCTTATCAACTGGATCCTTATCGTTTACCTCTCTATGGTCAACGGCTGATAGAAGCTTCAGCAGGAACAGGAAAAACCTATACGATTGCTTTACTCTATTTGCGATTGTTATTAGGTGTTGGGCAAAAAAATGCATTTTCTCGCCCATTAAGTGTTGAAGAGATTTTAGTGGTCACTTTTACAGAAGCAGCAACTGATGAGTTGCGATCACGTATTCGCCATAATATTCATCAGATGAGAATAGCTTGTATTAGAAATGGTATTGGATTTGATGAAACTTCAATATACCGAATCTTACTATCTTCTATTGCAGATAAAAACGAAGCCGCACAATGGTTACTTGCTGCTGAACGACAAATGGATGAAGCGGCGATTTATACCATCCACGGTTTTTGTCAACGCATGTTGGTGCATAATGCTTTTGAGTCAGGCATGCTATTTGAGCAATCGATAATAAAAGACGAACATACCTTACAGCAACAGGCTTGTGCTGATTTTTGGCGCTGTAATTGCTATCCACTGGATTATTCTATAGCAAAAGTTATTGTTGACGAATGGAGTGATCCAGAGGAACTGCTAGCGGAAATAAAGCCTTATTTACAAGGAGATATTCCAACCTTTATCAACCAACCCATTGAAACTCAATCAATAAAACAGCGCCATAAAACACTAATTGATACCATAAAAGTAGTAAAAGAGCTGTGGCTTTTAAATTCGGCGAGTTTCTTGGATTTAATTAGTGATTCTGCTGTTAATAAACGTAGCTACAGTCGCCGTAATTTACCGGTTTGGTTAGCTGAGGTCACTAGCTGGGCAAAGTCAGCAACCGTAGATTACAAAACACCGAAAGGACTTGCTCGCTTTTCCCAATCTGAACTGCGAGAGAAGACCCTAACGGGTAATGTACCAGAACATGAAGTTTTTCTTGCTATTGATAATTTGTTGCAACAATCACTTACATTACGTGATCTTATTATTTCAAATGCAATTATCAATATTCGTCAAACGATTGTTAAAGAGAAAAAACGGCGTGGAGAGATTGGATTTGATGATTTATTAAGTCATTTAGATCAAGCATTACAGGCAGAAGGAGGAGAGCGATTAGCTAATGCGATACGTAATCGTTACCCCGTTGTTATGATCGATGAGTTTCAAGATACCGATCCGCAACAATATCGAATTTTTCAACTTATTTATCAGGGACATGATTATTGTGGCTTATTATTTATTGGTGATCCTAAGCAAGCTATTTATGCTTTTCGCGGCGCGGATATTTTTACTTATCTTAAAGCTAAAGATCAGATTGAATCACACTACACCCTTGATACCAATTGGCGTTCATCACCAAATATGGTTGCGGCAGTTAATCAATTATTTAGTCGGGTGGCAAAGCCGTTTGTATTTGAGCAAATACCGTTTAATACTGTTAATCCAGCCTCTACGAATCAGCATTTAGCATTTATTCATAACACAGAAAAATTATCAGCATTAAATTTTTGTTATTTAGACAAAGAAACTGTTTCAACCATGGATTATCAGCAAACAATGGCTTATCAGTGTGCTCGTCAGATATGTGATTGGCTTAAAGGGGGTGAGAAAGGGACAACCTGGCTATATCGAGATAATGTAAAACAGCCGGTAACGGCTGCCGATATAATGGTGTTAGTCAGAAGTCGTCGTGAAGCAGTAATGATACGAGAAACCTTAAGTAAATTTAATATTTCGTCAGTTTTTCTTTCTAATCAAGAAAGCGTTTTTGCTACTGATGAAGCGCGCGATCTATTATGGTTATTACAAGCTGTGCTCTCACCCGAAAAAGAGCGTACGTTGCGTTGTGCATTGGCTACCCGTTTAATCGGGCTAAGTGCACAAGATATTGAACAATTAAATCAGGATGAAAATCAGTGGGAAAAACGGGTTGAAGAGTTTGCCAACTATTTATTGATTTGGCAGCGGCATGGTATTTTGCCTACATTACGGGCTATTATGGTTAACCATCGAATTGCTGAAAACCTACTAATGGATAATATAGAAGGTGAAAGGCGTTTGATGGATGTGATGCATCTGAGTGAATTATTGCAAGAAGCGGAATTACAACTTGATAGTGAGCATGCTTTAGTCCGCTGGTTAGCACGGCAGATAAACCAACCTGATCCTTTATTAGAAAATCAGCAAATACGTCTAGAGAGTGATAAGCACTTGGTTAGTATTAGCACGATCCATAAATCTAAAGGTTTAGAGTTTCCGATTGTTTGGTTACCATTTGCCTGTCAATTCTCTCAGCAAAAATTGGCCACTTTTCATGATCGTGATAATTTTCAAACATGCCTTGATCTGACACAGCAAGCAGAGAGCATCAGACTGGCTAATGAAGAACGTTTAGCCGAAGATTTGCGGTTGTTATATGTTGCACTAACGCGTTCAAAATATCATTGTAGTGTTGGTATTGCCCCGGTAATAAAAGGGCGCCCTAGTGGGGAAAGTGGTGACACAGATTTACATCAAAGCGCATTAGGTTACTTATTACAAAACGGCCAACAAGGCAATGCCGCTTTATTACGCGAAGCTTTAGGCGCATTAGTTAGTGAAAATATTAGTATCACAGCCATTAGTGATATTAACTTATCACCTTGGTATCCTAAAGAAAATAAACCTGTGACCTTATTGGCTCGAAATTTTACAGGTCAGATCCAAAATAGCTGGCGGGTTACTAGCTATTCAGGATTAACTTATCAAGATATATATTCTTCATCTGATAAGTTTACTGCTAGTGATGTAAATATCGAGATGGCTATCCAAGCTTTAGTACCTAAAATGGACGCAGATGCGCAAGGTGACAGCTTGCTGGTGCAAGATGCAATAGCAGATAGGAGTGTTCATACTTTTCCTAAAGGTGCCACCGCAGGAACTTTTTTACATTCCTTGTTGGAATTATTGCCATTTAATCAACATCCAGAAGAGTCTTGGTTAGTTGAAAAATTAGAACAAGCCGGTTTTTCTGCTGATTGGGCTCCTACATTAAAAATGTGGTTAATAAATATTTTTGACACCCCTTTGCTTAAAAATAATTTCTGCTTGTCAAAGATCACACCTGAGTATCAATTAAATGAAATGCAATTTCATTTACCAATAGAAAAATTATTATCGTCATCTGCCTTAGACAGATTAGTCCATCAATATGATGCTTTATCGCAACGTTGCCCACCACATAGTTTTGAACCAGTGACAGGTGTTTTGAAAGGATATATTGATTTAGTCTTTTTCTGGCAAGACAAATTTTATCTGCTTGATTATAAATCGAATTGGTTAGGAGAAAATGGTCTGGCATATAGTCAGCAGGCTATACAGAGCTCGATGATTGATCATAGATATGATTTACAGTATCAGCTTTATACATTAGCTTTGCATCGTTATTTACGAAATCGTTTACCTGATTATGATTATGAAAAACATTTTGGTGGCGTCATCTACCTTTTTTTGCGAGGGGTTGATGTTAACAACCCTGGTTACGGTATTTATCATACCATTCCTGCTTATGAGTTAATTAATAATCTTGATAAGCTATTTAAGCCAATTAATCGAGGTGAGGAATGA